One window of the Trifolium pratense cultivar HEN17-A07 linkage group LG2, ARS_RC_1.1, whole genome shotgun sequence genome contains the following:
- the LOC123907012 gene encoding probable prolyl 4-hydroxylase 10: protein MAKSRYSRFPSRKSSSSYTIIFALFIAFTFLILILLVFGILSIPSSNQNLPKPNDLTSIAHNTVDSVDDEEGKGEQWVEVVSWEPRAFVYHNFLNKEECEYLIDIAKPNMHKSTVVDSETGKSKDSRVRTSSGTFLARGRDKIVRNIEKRIADFTFIPVEHGEGLQVLHYEVGQKYEPHYDYFLDDFNTKNGGQRIATVLMYLTDVEEGGETVFPAAKGNFSSVPWYNELSDCGKKGLSIKPKRGDALLFWSMKPDATLDASSLHGGCPVIKGNKWSSTKWIRVSEYRT from the exons ATGGCGAAATCTAGATACTCTCGTTTTCCATCTCgtaaatcttcttcttcttacaCAATCATTTTCGCTTTATTCATCGCTTTCACTTTCCTAATCCTCATTCTCCTCGTTTTCGGAATCCTCTCCATTCCTTCTTCCAATCAAAACTTGCCTAAACCCAACGATCTCACCTCCATTGCTCATAACACCGTTGACAG tgttgatgatgaagaaggtAAAGGAGAGCAGTGGGTTGAAGTTGTATCATGGGAGCCAAGAGCTTTTGTGTATCACAATTTTCTG AACAAGGAAGAATGTGAATATCTGATCGACATAGCAAAGCCGAATATGCACAAGTCAACCGTTGTCGACAGTGAGACTGGAAAGAGCAAAGACAGCAG AGTGCGTACAAGCTCTGGAACTTTTCTTGCCAGGGGACGTGATAAGATTGTGAGGAATATTGAGAAAAGAATTGCCGACTTCACTTTTATACCTGTAG AGCACGGTGAAGGACTTCAAGTTCTACATTATGAAGTTGGACAAAAGTATGAGCCTCATTATGACTACTTTCTTGATGACTTTAACACAAAGAATGGGGGTCAGCGCATAGCAACAGTACTGATGTACCT TACAGATGTTGAAGAAGGAGGCGAGACAGTGTTCCCTGCTGCCAAGGGGAATTTCAGTTCTGTGCCATGGTATAATGAGCTTTCTGATTGTGGGAAAAAAGGACTTTCGATTAAGCCAAAGAGAGGTGATGCATTACTTTTCTGGAGCATGAAGCCGGATGCAACTTTAGATGCATCAAGCTTGCATG GTGGTTGTCCAGTAATTAAAGGAAATAAGTGGTCAAGTACCAAATGGATCCGCGTCAGTGAATACAGAACTTGA